The Ramlibacter pinisoli genome segment CCTCTTCCATCCGCACCATCACCTCGTGCAGGTTGCGGGACTCGCCCAGCGCCAGGGCCTGCAGGTCCGACTGGCTGGCGGCCAGGCGCTGGTCGACGGCCCGCAAGCCTTCGGTGACCAGCCGGCCGAACGGCAGTTCGTCGCCCCCGACGACTGGCGCTGGCTGGAAAGCGGCCGGCTGCACCTCGTCGTGCAGCCCGATCGCGGCAATGGCGTCCGGGCTCATGCGCTTCTGCCGATCTCGAGCGTCTTGAGGGCGAGCGCCCGCGCCGTGGTGAGCGCCGCCACATTGGCCTCGTAGGAACGCAATGCGCCCGTGAGCGTGACCATTTCGGTTGCGGTGTCCAC includes the following:
- a CDS encoding flagellar hook-basal body complex protein FliE, with amino-acid sequence MSPDAIAAIGLHDEVQPAAFQPAPVVGGDELPFGRLVTEGLRAVDQRLAASQSDLQALALGESRNLHEVMVRMEEGRIAFQLLLQARNRVLEAYQDVMRMQL